The nucleotide window GATCAGCCCGTCACCGTCCACACCGGTAGTGGCGATGACAGCGATACCGACGTCTACGTCGGTCGCGACGAGGTCGCCCTGGACTATCAGGGCCCCGATAAGGTCACGGTGAAGAACGCGGACGGTACCGTCGTGCTCGAAGCGACCGTCTGAACGGGTTTCTTACGGCAGGGAGACGTCGACGTCTTCCTGTTGGCTCGCAGCTTTCACGGTGTTGTAGAGCAGCATTGCGCGCGTCATCGGGCCGACGCCACCCGGAACGGGCGTAATGACACTCGCTTTCTCCTTCGCCGAGTCGAACTCGACATCGCCGACGAGTTCGTACCCCTTCTCAGTGTCGGCATCGACGCGGTTGACGCCGACATCGATCACCGTCGTGCCTTCCGAGAGCATCGAACCGTCGACGAGTTCGGGTGCGCCGACCGCCGCGACGACGATGTCCGCTCGCCGGGTCTTTTCGGCGAGGTCCTGTGTTCGGGAGTGACAGACGGTGACGGTGGCGTTGCCGCCATCGGTCTTCTGGACGAGGAGGTTCGCGAGCGGCTTGCCGACGATGCGCGAGCGCCCGACGATGGTGACGTCCTTCCCTTCGGGATCGACGTCGGCCGCGTCGAGCAGTTTCTGCACGCCGTGTGGCGTACAGGGTTTGAATCGGGCGTCGCCGGCGACGAGCCGGCCGACGTTCTCGGGGTGGAACCCGTCGACGTCCTTTCCTGGGTCGATGCGCCGAATGACCTCGCGGTAGTCGATCTGGTTGGGCACCGGATCTTGGACGAGATAGCCGTGAACACTCGAATCGTCGTTGAGGTCGTCGATCGTGTCGTACAGCTCGTCGGGTGCGGCGTCGCCATCGAGTTCGACGTGGATGCCGTTCATCCCGATCTCCTCGCAGTCGCGCTGTTTCATCGAGACGTAGGTCTCGCTCGCGGGGTCGTCGCCGACCAGCACCGTCGCGAGTCCGGGCGTGACGCCCGCATCGTCGAGCGTGTCGACGCAGTTCTCGAGATCGGCGCGAATCCCGTCGGCGACGGCGTTGCCGTCGATGACGTTCGTCATAGAGGGCAGCGGATTGCCGCACTAATCAACACTCGGGTCGAGTGATCCACACGCCTAACCGGCTCCCGATGCATCCGATACGATGGATCGAAAGCATGATATATACTGAACGCTTATTCAGTATCGATGGCAGACAGTACCAGTTTGAGCGGATTCGAGGACGCAGTCGCGATCGTGACCGGCGCGAGCTCGGGCATTGGCCGTGCATCGGCCGAGCGTTTCGCCGCCGAGGGCGCGAGCGTAGTCATCGCCGACGTCGACCGTGAGGGCGGCGAGGAGACCGTCGAACGGATCGAGAACGACGGCGGCGAGGCGACGTTCGTCGACGTCGACGTCTCCGATGAGTCGTCGGTCGAGGCGATGGTCGAGGAGACCGTCGACACCTACGGTGGGCTCGACATCGCGCACAACAACGCCGGCATCAGCCCGTCGTACGCGCCGACGGCCGACGTCTCGGTCGAGGACTGGGAGCAGGTGATCGACATCAACCTCACGGGCGTCTGGCAGTGTCTCAAGGCCGAACTCCCCGCGATGGTCGAGAGCGGCGGCGGTGCGATCGTCAACACCGCCTCGATCGGCGGGCTCGTCGCCAGCGGTAGCGCACCCTACACCGGCAGCAAACACGGTGTCGTCGGGCTCACGAAGACCGCCGCAGTCGAGTACGGTGGCCAGGGCGTTCGCGTCAACGCCATCTGTCCGGGCGTCGTCGAGACGCCGATGCAGCAGCAGGCGAGCGAGGACTCCACCGAGGCCGTCGACGCAGTCACCGAGGCGCAGGCACTCAATTGGATGGCCGATCCCGCAGAGATCGCCAACGCCGCCGCGTGGCTCTGCTCCGACGAAGCCTCGTTCGTGACGGGCCACCCCCTCGCGGTCGACGGCGGACTGGTCGCCCAGTAACCCTCACGGATCGGGCCGTACAGCACCGAGCGGGCGAACACGAATTCGCTATTATTTGCGTCACCCGAGCTACCGGTTACTCACGAGTGTCGTTCCGACGAGGACTGTATCGCCGGCAGATGATGCTGGTCGGAATAGGGGTTCTCTCTCGTTTCGATATCCGGAACGATCCGCTGCCGACGGAAAACAGTCGCTGAACGTGCGTCAGTACAGGGGGTGACGATCGACGAGTGCGTCCACGTCGGCCGAGACCTCCTCGCGGACGCCCTCGTCGTCGGGGGCATCGATGACGCGCGCAATGCAGTCGGCGACCTCCCGGCAGGCCTCGGCGTCGAAGCCACGGGTGGTGAGCGCGGGCGTGCCCGCACGAATCCCGCTGGCGACGAACGGGCTGCGGGTCTCGCCGGGCACCGTGTTCGCGTTGAGGACGATACCGGTCTCCTCCAGTGCCTCCTCCACTTCCTTGCCAGTCGTATCGGGGTGGGAATCGCGCAGATCACAGAGTACGAGGTGGGTGTCGGTCCCGCCGGAAACGAGCGAGAGCCCGTGCTCCTGCATGCGGTCGCCGAGCGCCTGGGCGTTCTCGACGACCTGATCGATGTAGTCGTCGAATCCAGGATCGAGCGCCTCGCCGAAGCCGACGGCCTTGCCCGCGACGTTGTGCATCAGCGGCCCGCCCTGCATGCCGGGGATGATCGCCGAATCGATGTCGTCGCCGTACTCCTCGCGGGCCATCACGATGCCGCCGCGGCCCGCACGGATCGTCTTGTGCGTGCTACCGGTGACGAAGTCCACGGTGCCGACGGGCGAGGGATGGGCTCCCGTCGCGACGAGACCGGTGATGTGGGCGATGTCGGCGAGATGGTAGGCGTCGACCGCATCGGCGATCGCCTGGAAGCGCTCCCAGTCGATCTCGCGGGGGTAGGCCGAAAAGCCCGTGACGAGCATGTCGGGCTCGAACTCGTGGGCGTGGTCCTCGATCTCGTCGAAGTCGAAGCGCCCCGTATCGGGGTCGACTTCGTAATGTTCGACGTCGTAGACCTTCCCGGCGAAGTTCATCGGGTGGCCGTGTGAGAGGTGGCCGCCATGTGAAAGGTCGAGCGAGAGGATCTTGTCGCCGGGTTCGAGCGCGGCGTGGTAGACGGCCATGTTCGCCTGCGAGCCGGCGTGGGGCTGGACGTTGACGTACTCGGCCTCCCAGAGCTCCTTCGCGCGGTCGATGGCCAGCTGTTCGACCTCGTCGGCGTACTCGCAGCCGCCGTAGTAGCGCGAACCAGGGTAGCCCTCGGCGTACTTGTTGGTGAGCGCACTGCTCTGGGCCTCCATGACCGCCTCGCTGACGTGGTTCTCGCTCGCGATCATCGTCAGCGTCTCGCGCTGGCGGTCGACCTCGCCGGCGAGCGCGTCGGCGACTGCCGGATCCGTCTCGCGCACGTGCTCGTACTCCATACCCCGGTTCTCGGCCCCATCATCAATACAGTATCGGTACGGCAACGCTCAGCACGACCGCCGGCCGCCGCAAAACCGCCGCCACCGCAAACGCCGGGTCTTTTCCGACGGGGTGCGTGGCTCGGCCATGAACGTCGGCATCGTCGGCTCCGGTCCCGCCGTCGAAGGTATCGAGACAGCACTCGACGACACCGAAACGAACCGAATCGACCCGGACGCTATCCCCGAACCGGACCTCGCGATCGTCGCCGATACCGCGGGCGCGGTGATCTTCGAGGAAGCGAACGAGCTCGCCCGCGAGAGCGCGACGCCGTGGCTCGCAGTCGAGCTCGGTGGCATCGGTGGCCAAGCGGTCTGTGAAGCTTCCATCACCGGCTTCGGTCCCGAGACGGCCTGCTATAACTGTCTGCAAGCGCGCGTCGCGGCGAGTGGTGACAGCACGGATAGCACGAACGGCGCGGACGAGGACGAAGCAGATGAGCCGAGCACCGACCCCGCGACCGCCCGGCTGGCCGGCGCACGCGCGGGCTACGAGGCCAGCCGACTGCTTGCGGGCGAGCGATCGCCTGTCATGGGTGGGGTCGTCGAACTTCCACACGCCGAGCGACGACTCCTGGCAGTGCCGAACTGCGACTGTGCCGGCGAACGGGATCGAGAGCTTCGACGCGGGTACGAGGATCGCGGGCTCGACGATGCACTCGGACGGGCCGAGGCCGCCCTCGACGAGCGCGTCGGCATCGTCACCGAGGTCGGCGAGATCGCCTCCTTCCCCGCACCGTACTATCTCGCGCGAGTGGGCGAGACGGCGGGATTCAGCGATGCGAGCGCGGCGAGCGAGGCCGCCGGTGTCGCCGCCGACTGGGATCGTGCGTTCATGAAGGCGCTCGGCGAGGCGCTCGAACGGTACAGCGCCGGCGTCTATCGCACCGAGGCGTTCGAACACGGCACGTCCGCGGAGATCGAGAGGGCCATCCCGCCGTCGTCGTTCGCACTGCCGGAAGGTGCGGAGACGGATGCGACGGCGTCGATTCCGTGGGTTCCCGGCGAGGACCTCGCGACCGGCGAGTCGGTCCATCTGCCGGCGGAGTTCGTCCAATTCCCGCCGCCGGACCATCGCCACGGGCCGTCGATCACCACGGGGTTGGGACTCGGGAATTCGGGTACCGAGGCACTCCTCTCGGGGCTCACGGAAGTCGTCGAGCGCGATGCGGCGATGCTCTCGTGGTATTCGACGTACGAGCCGCTCGGACTGGCGGTCGACGACGAAGGGTTCGAGACGCTCGCTCGGCGCGCGCGATCGGAGGGGTTGACCGTGACACCCGTATTGCTCACGCAGGACGTCGACGTTCCGGTGGTCGCCGTCGCCGTCGAGCGCGACGAGTGGCCACGGTTCGCGGTCGGGTCGGCGGCGGGATTCGATCCCGACGAGGTGGCGCGGTCGGCGCTCGCGGAGGCGCTCCAGAGCTGGATGGAGCTGCGCGCGATGGGCCCGGAGGAGGCCACCGAGGCCGAGGGGGAGATCGGACAGTACGCCGATACGCCCGGCCCGGCGGCGGACTTTTTCGCCGTCGAGAGCCGCGTTCCGGCGGCGAGCGTCGGGCCGGAGACGGTGCCGACGGGCCAGGACGCATTCGATGTGCTGGTCGATCGCGTAACCGAAGCGGGACTCGATGTCTACGGTGCGCGACTCACCCCGAGAGACGTCGAATCGATCGGTTTCGAGGCCGTGAGCGTGCTCGTGCCCGGCGCGCAGCCGCTGTTCACCGACGAGGCTTTCTTTGGTGAGCGCGCCAGCGAGGTGCCGCAGGCGCTCGGATTCGCACCGCGACTCGACCGCGCGTTCCATCCGTATCCCTGAGTCGGCTGGTGGTTGCCGCGTGGTGGCGGCAGCGGTGCGGTTGCCGTGCGGTCCTGGCGGGTGAAGGGCGAGGCTCCGAGCGAAGTCGTTCGAAAGGCGCTTAGTCCCTAGCGAAAGTTATGAAGATCGCGTGAGACAGCGATCTCATGAGTGGAGATCGTCGCAAGGAAATCGTCCGACATCTCAGTGAAGACGATCTCGATCGACTACTCGCCGAAACCGACGACGGAAAAGTTAGCAAGCGACTGACGTTCGTCAAGCGACTCTACAAAGGCGCAACTCTTGAGGACGCTGCCGACGACGTCGGCAGGTCCTCTGCGACTGCGACTCGCTGGGTACGACGATGGAATGAGGGTGGACTCGGTCTCCTCACGCCGAACTTCGGGGGCGGCAGGCCCCCGAAGCTCGGCGAGGACGAGCAGGAACAGTTGCTCGAACTCTTGCGAGAGGGTCAACCCTGGAAATCACAGGAGATCCAGTACCTCCTCAACGAAGAGTTCGACGTTGAGTACCATCCAGCTCACCTTGGAAGATTTCTCAAAAAGCTTGGTCTCTCACGTGCGATTCCACGAACACAGCGTCCCTCTCAACCTGAGAACGCCGAGGGGATCCTCGAAGAACGCGTCGGAGACGCGTTCGACGAGGACGCCGATGAGCCACACAACAAACAGGACAGTGATGATGAGGAAGGCTGGGTCGTTGACGACGATATCTGTACGGACGGCGGTACTATCCTCGGATTCTTCGATACATCCCATCCACAGCCGTGGGACAATTCACAGCGGATGTACTACGTCGATGATCCCCACATCACTCGACCGCTGGTTCGTCACGACGAACCAACGGTCGGCTTCTACGCACTCAACGGCGAGAGCGTGGTGAGCTTCCCCGAAAATCAGGAGAAAGAACAGATCTGTGCGTGTCTCGAACGGATCCGCGAGCAGAATCCGGGCAAGCGGATTCTGCTCGTCTTGGACAACTTCTCCTCGCACATCTGTCCGTACACGCGTAGGCGCGCGCATCAGCTAGGAATCGATTTGGTGTTCCTTCCGGTTGGCTCGCCGGATTTGAACCCGATCGAGCCGGTTTGGAAGAGTCTGCGCTGGGAAGCCTCGCCACTGATCGTCGAGAGCGCGGAGGAATTCCGCGCTCTCGTCACCGATCTGTTCGACCGCCTCACTGATCGGCTGAGTTTCGCCGTTTCATGGATCGAGAAATTCCTCGCTCCGTATCTTCAGAAGTTATCTAAATGACTATCGCGCCTTTCGTGATGACGAGAAAGCGAAGCTCTCTCGAACCACGAGGAGCCGAGGGCTTCTGCGGTGCGGAGCGGGTGTGGAGAGCGGTAGCATCCGCGCGAGCGGAGTGAGCGCGGTTCACCGCGAGTGAGTGAAACGAACGAGTGGGTGTTTTTGGTCCAGATTTTTGCGAACCCCCTTGCGAGCGAGCGGAGTGAGCGAGCAACGGGGGTGAAGTAAAAAGGTGGTCTCTAGATACCAAACGTCGCCCGGAGCATGTCGCGTGTGCCGGGCCCGAGCCCGACAACGAGCACCGCGAGCATCAGCAGGTAGGAGTAGCGCGGGCTCTCCTCGAAGATCGTCTCGTCGAACAGCCAGATGACGCCGGTCGCGAGGACGAGTTTCACGAGCAGGAACGGCCAGGAGTCGCCGATGACGTCGATGATCGACGGCGGAAAGACCGTGGTGGTAGCGCCGACGATGATGGCGTTGATCGGATGTTTCGCGCTGTACTGGAAGGGGAGCCCGATGGCCTGCGCCCAGTCCGAAGCCAGCACGTTCGCCACGCCGTCGACCGCCTGCGCCCAGAGGATCGCCAGCCCGATGAGGCCCGTGCCGGCGTTCAGGGCGGGTGCGAGCCGGTCGATGGCGTAGTAGATGCCGACGGCGAGCGCCGAGGCGATGCCGAGCGTGAGCACGAGCATCTGCGGGTAGAAGGCGACGAACTCGGTCGAGTAGGAGAGGAAGGCGAGGTAGGCGAGCGTCACGACGAGCGCGACCGTGCCCATCCCGGCGAGCGCCGGCTCGAACTCGGATATGACGTCGCGACGGGCGAGCCGGAGGCTGAGGAGGATAGCCGCGAGCGTGACGACGAAGACGGTGAGATAGATGACGGGGCTGATGATGAGCGCGTTCGCGGGATAGGAGATGGCGGCAGTCGCGTCGGCAGGGACGGCGTCGTTGGCGTCCTCGACCACCCGGAGCGCGCCGCCGAAGAGGGTGAACGGGATCAGTGCGAAGAAGAGCCGCCTGTCGGTGCCGATGCCGAGTCGGCGCACCAGGAGGAGCACGCCGGCGAGCATGAACAGCAGGACGACGGCGTACCCGGCCTCGGAGACGAGCGTGTAGCCCGGCTCGGCGACGGTGAGCCCCTGCGCCGCGGCCGCACGGCAGGTCTCGCTTTCGCCGAAGCGGCGGACCACTCCATCGGCCCGGACCGCACAGAGGGCGTTGTGGGCGTCGGCGTCGATCGGCCCCCAGAAGTATTTCCAGAGAAAGTTCGTATAGATTGCCCGCGGGAAGGCGAGCGCCCCGGCGGCGATGGCGAGGACGCCCGCGACGGCCGCCGCGAGCCACGCCCGCACGGGGTCGACCCGGTCCGCTATCGAAGCCATGTTCTGGTGGGTACACGCCCGCCGTTTGACGGTTCCGATTGGACGCGTCGCTCCCGGCAATGGATGGCTTTACGGCCACGCCCCGCCTCCCTCCGACGATGAACACACTCGCGAAGCGGATCCACAACATCGCACCCGATCCCGTCCACGTGACTTTCGCCGACGACTCGACGGCGACTTTCGAGATGCAGAGCGCCGAGTTCTTCCAAGAAGAGTTCCAGGGGGTCGCCACGCCGATCGACGGGGATCGCGAACACCGCATCGTCGCCGGCGGCGCAAACACCGACCAGGTCGTCGTCGGTCGTGAGCGCGACGACGGCGGCTTCGAGGAAGTCGGTGCAATCGTCGCAGTCGAACCTGCCGAGTGATTCTTAGACAGTAGTTGCGAGGGCAAGACGCTCCATCTTGCCCGCACTTTTCGTGCCGCACGATACGGCACGCAGTGCGAGGGACAGGATTTGAACCCGTGGACCTCTACAGGAGCGGAGCTTGAATCCGCCGCCGTTTCCAGACTTGGCTACCCTCGCACGCAGTCTTCCTTGGCTGTGGCGAGCGGTAAAGCGTTGCGGACGGCGGTGACCACGACGATAGCACCGGATATTGATAAGAATCGACACGAGTACGAATGGCCTCCAACGGCCGTGTTTAATCGCATGACGGAAGTGGAATTTCCTGTTTTGCGGCCTGCTTGATGTTGTACACCGCACACATCAACGCGATCTCACGAAATTCTCGATACCATGTCCGCGCTCGCAGGGCGACGCCCAGCGAGCGCTTGACCGAGGAGAAGACGGTTTCTGACATGGAGCGCTGGTGGTAGAGATCGTCGTCAATTCGGGCGTTGTGGGCGTGATCGTAGGGCTTGTTGATGCAGTGCTTGATCAACGGTCGGAGGTCAAGATCCTCACGGAGGTACTCACGCAGCCACGTGCAGTCGTAGCCTTTGTCAGCAGTGAGGATCTGCAACTCGTCCGCCTGCCGGCGGGCGAGTTGCATGCAGATGTCGGCGTCACTTCCTTCTCTGGTGGTCGTACAGTGCAAATCGAGGATGACGTTTGTTTCTGCATCGACAAGTTTCGTGGCTTTGAGGCCCTGTACCTCGTATTTCGTCTTGTTGCAGTACGAGCGGCTCGCAGGCGAGCGCTCGAAGAACGTAGCGTCGATCGCTCCGATCGGCCCAGTGTTATGAAACTGCGCAGACTGCTGGAGAAGTGTTCGACAGACCGCCATCTCAATTCTATCGAAAGCGAGACATAACGTCGATGGATGCGGGAGATCGGCCGGCTCAAGGCCGATCTCCCGCGATATTCGTGGCATTTCCGTCAACACATCGATCGTCATCCGGTAGGTTGTATCGAGATAAATCCGGAGACAGTGGATGGATATCATCGCTGCATCGGTGAACCCGCCGCCACCTTCCGGGGCGGCGGGTTCGTCCCAATCATCGGCAACCCTTTTGACGGCGAAGACAACACGTTCGGTGAAGCGGAAGATTTGCGTTGACATACTTCGCCGTCTTCCGCTTCAACTCCGTCACTCTGGCGACCTGATCCGACGTTGTCTAGCGATTAAACACGGCCCCTCCAACCGATCGCCGCTACGATTAAGTCCACTCGGTGCCCAGTCGCGCCGAATGGAACCGCCACGGGGTATCTTCGGGATCCCACACGGGTTGCTCTCCTCGCCGGACGAGTGGGCCGCCCTCGGAATCGGCCTTCTCGCGCTCGCAGCGGCGACCTTGTACGACGGTGACCTCGACCTCGAACCCGTCTCGGGTGCGGCCATCGTTGGCATCGTCGTCGCGCTTCTCGTCTCATTCATTGCTCCCTCAGTCGTCACAAACGAGTGGCACGTCCCCGTCATCGTGGTCCTCGCTGTCATCGCCGGGGTGATAATCGTCCACCAGCGTGGCTGATTCGAGGTATCGGAGACACCGGGTGAGCGCCGACGAAGTTACCCATCGTGACCCCTGCGTTCCGGTATGGACGAACACACTCGTGACCCATCCGTGGAGCCACCCGACGGAAATCCGACGGGCTGGCGAGCGGACAGGGCGACTACTGCCGCCGACGGCGAGCGGACTGGAGGATCCGCGAGCGGCCAGTGGGAACATGCCACCCTCCGGCGAGCGCTCGATCACGGCGTGCGCCTCTACAATGCGGGCGAGTTCCACGACTCGCACGATTGTTTCGAGGCGGAGTGGTATAACTACGGCCGCGGCAACACGGAATCGAAGTTCCTCCACGGGATGGTCCAGGTCGCGGCGGGCGCGCACAAGCATTTCGACTTCGAGGATAACGCGGGGATGCGTTCGCTCTTCGAGACGGCGCTCGACTACTTCGTCGGCGTGCCGAACGACTTCTACGGGGTCGATCTACTCGACGTTCGCATGACCCTGATGAACGCCTTGGAGGAACCGAGCGTGCTGGCGGGCTGGATGATCCGTCTCGACGGCGAGTCGCCCACGGCACGCCCGGTCGATTTCGCGTACGTGACGGCGCTCGACTGACCGCCCATCTGAGTACCGCGGCACTCAAAAAGGGTGGGTGAGTAGTGTGGATAGATGCGAATCGAGCAGTTGGGCGACGGCGAACCGGAGATCGCCGTCGTCGGTGGCATTCACGGCGACGAGCCGTGTGGCGTGCGCGCGGTCGAACAGCTCATCGAGCGGGATCCCGACGTCGAGCGACCCGTCAAATGTATCGTCGCCAACGAGGAGGCGCTCGACCGTGACGTGCGCTACACCGACGCCGATCTCAATCGGGTGTTCCCGGGCGATCCCGACGCCGACACCCACGAGGAGCGGCTTGCGGCGGCCCTGCTGGCGGAGCTCAAGGGCTGTACGACCCTCTCGATGCACTCGACCCAGTCCTATACTGGTACTTTCGCCGTTCTCGCCGACGAGACTCTGGCGCTCGCCCAGTCGATCTGTCCCTATCTCACTCTCGACGCGGCCGTCGACACGAGCGCGTTCACGGAGGGGCGACTGATCGAGTACGCGCCCGTCGTCGAGGTCGAATGTGGCTATCAGGGCTCTGCGGAGGCCACCGAGCACGCCAGCACGATCGCCGAGGAGTTCCTCGCGGCGCTCGGCGCGCTCCCCGGTGGCGAGCCACACGACGAGGGCGTGCCGCTGTACCGACTCACCCATCTCATCCCGAAGGGCGCGGCCGACGCCTACGACGTCCCGGCGACGAACTTCGAGCGCGTCGCCGCCGGCGAGACCTACGCGACGATCGACGGCGAGGAACTCGTCGCCAACGAACCGTTCTATCCCGTGTTGATGTCGCCCTATGGCTACGAAAACGAATTCGGCTACGCCGCGGAGCTCGACGGACGGCTGGGTGGGTCGGCCGCCGGCGACGAGCGCGACCGGCCGGAAACGCCGCGGTAGCTACTCCTCGGCGGGTGCGAACTCGACGAGCGAGAGCTCGCGATCGAGATGGCAGTAGTCGTGTGGCGGGTCGCCGATGACCTCCTGAATGCGGTACTCGGTGTCGAACGCCGCGCCAGCCGGCTCGCAGTACTCGTGGCTCGGACAGCCGGTGTGGGGACAGGGGCCGTCGAGTTTCGCCTTGCTGCCCGCGTAGGCGCTTTTCGGCGAGACGTTCGCCATCACGGGCGCAGGTTTGACTTCGACGGCGCGCACCCCTGTATCGTGGACGCCACATTCGAGCGTCTGGGTGTTCTCGCGAACGCTCGTGACGCGGTATTTCGTTCCCTCAGAAAGGTTGAGACACTGCTCGCGGTAGGGACAGCCCTCACAGGCGCTGGCCTCACCCTGATAGACAAACTCGGTGCCGACATCGGCGAGGCGCGTGCCGACGAGCGTGACCTGTGACATGGTCCGCGCTACGCTGCGAACGTGAATAAGAAACACGTCTCGGCAGCATCACTCCCCCGTGAGTTCGTCGAGTTTTTCGAAGTACTCCTCGCGAGGCACCTGATAGAGTTCCCGATAGTCGATCTCGCCGTCGGCGAACCGTTCGGCGAGCCCGATAGTCCCGTCGACGGCGTCCGTCCTGGCATCGTAGTGGTCGGCATCGCGGTTGACCTCCGGTTCCAGAAACAGCGTGACGATCCACGGATCGGTCGGGTCGGGATCGAGTTCGCTGCCGGGGCGGCGCGAGCGCTGGCCGTGGGTCAGATAGAGCGTCGGCAGGCAGGGTGCGGGGAACTCGTGGCTGTCGAAGATGTCGGGGCGGAAGACGAGGATGCACTGGTCGGCGCTCTCGTTCCAGATCGTCCACGAGTAGGGCAGCGCGTCGAACTCGCTCATGGGCGCTCTCGGTGGCGAGCGCCCAAATCCTCGGCGGTCGGTGCGGGCGTCGCACACGGAGGCTTCGGGAGGAATATGGCATAAGTAGGGGCAACAGTTATATGTGTTAATCCTTTTTCTCCTACTAGTATTGGTGGGTCATGCTACCGCGGTACGCTGCCGCGAACCTCCGGTACGGCTCGCCGATCTCGACGCGCCGCCCACGACCGACACGGACGACTACCGCGGTGAGTCCGCGCGTGGCTCCCGCGAGAGAGATACAACAATGTCAGGCGACACCAACACGCTCGAAGCGCTCAGCGAGGAGTACCGTGCATCGATCCCGACCGACCTCCGCACGGCGCGCACGTTCCAGTGGTATCTGGACGAACTCCGCGAGGAGCCAGCGATCGCCCGCAACGCCCACCAACGCGTCGCGGACATGTTCGACTTCTACGGCAGCGACTACGACGAGGAGACGGGCGTCGTCGAGTACCATCTCGCCTCCGAGGACCCGCTCGGCGAGGGCGAGAACACCTTCTACGGCCGCGAGATCCACGAGGCCATTCACGAGTTCGTCAACAAGGCCAAATCCGGCGCACGCGGGCTCGGGCCGGAACGCCGCATCAAACTGCTCCTGGGGCCGGTCGGCTCGGGGAAGTCGGATTTCGACCGGCAGGTCAGGCGCTACTTCGAGGACTACACGATGCGCGAGGACGGCCGGATGTACACCTTCCGCTGGACGAACC belongs to Halococcus qingdaonensis and includes:
- a CDS encoding YcaO-like family protein; the encoded protein is MNVGIVGSGPAVEGIETALDDTETNRIDPDAIPEPDLAIVADTAGAVIFEEANELARESATPWLAVELGGIGGQAVCEASITGFGPETACYNCLQARVAASGDSTDSTNGADEDEADEPSTDPATARLAGARAGYEASRLLAGERSPVMGGVVELPHAERRLLAVPNCDCAGERDRELRRGYEDRGLDDALGRAEAALDERVGIVTEVGEIASFPAPYYLARVGETAGFSDASAASEAAGVAADWDRAFMKALGEALERYSAGVYRTEAFEHGTSAEIERAIPPSSFALPEGAETDATASIPWVPGEDLATGESVHLPAEFVQFPPPDHRHGPSITTGLGLGNSGTEALLSGLTEVVERDAAMLSWYSTYEPLGLAVDDEGFETLARRARSEGLTVTPVLLTQDVDVPVVAVAVERDEWPRFAVGSAAGFDPDEVARSALAEALQSWMELRAMGPEEATEAEGEIGQYADTPGPAADFFAVESRVPAASVGPETVPTGQDAFDVLVDRVTEAGLDVYGARLTPRDVESIGFEAVSVLVPGAQPLFTDEAFFGERASEVPQALGFAPRLDRAFHPYP
- the glyA gene encoding serine hydroxymethyltransferase, whose amino-acid sequence is MEYEHVRETDPAVADALAGEVDRQRETLTMIASENHVSEAVMEAQSSALTNKYAEGYPGSRYYGGCEYADEVEQLAIDRAKELWEAEYVNVQPHAGSQANMAVYHAALEPGDKILSLDLSHGGHLSHGHPMNFAGKVYDVEHYEVDPDTGRFDFDEIEDHAHEFEPDMLVTGFSAYPREIDWERFQAIADAVDAYHLADIAHITGLVATGAHPSPVGTVDFVTGSTHKTIRAGRGGIVMAREEYGDDIDSAIIPGMQGGPLMHNVAGKAVGFGEALDPGFDDYIDQVVENAQALGDRMQEHGLSLVSGGTDTHLVLCDLRDSHPDTTGKEVEEALEETGIVLNANTVPGETRSPFVASGIRAGTPALTTRGFDAEACREVADCIARVIDAPDDEGVREEVSADVDALVDRHPLY
- a CDS encoding SDR family NAD(P)-dependent oxidoreductase, yielding MADSTSLSGFEDAVAIVTGASSGIGRASAERFAAEGASVVIADVDREGGEETVERIENDGGEATFVDVDVSDESSVEAMVEETVDTYGGLDIAHNNAGISPSYAPTADVSVEDWEQVIDINLTGVWQCLKAELPAMVESGGGAIVNTASIGGLVASGSAPYTGSKHGVVGLTKTAAVEYGGQGVRVNAICPGVVETPMQQQASEDSTEAVDAVTEAQALNWMADPAEIANAAAWLCSDEASFVTGHPLAVDGGLVAQ
- a CDS encoding IS630 family transposase, producing MSGDRRKEIVRHLSEDDLDRLLAETDDGKVSKRLTFVKRLYKGATLEDAADDVGRSSATATRWVRRWNEGGLGLLTPNFGGGRPPKLGEDEQEQLLELLREGQPWKSQEIQYLLNEEFDVEYHPAHLGRFLKKLGLSRAIPRTQRPSQPENAEGILEERVGDAFDEDADEPHNKQDSDDEEGWVVDDDICTDGGTILGFFDTSHPQPWDNSQRMYYVDDPHITRPLVRHDEPTVGFYALNGESVVSFPENQEKEQICACLERIREQNPGKRILLVLDNFSSHICPYTRRRAHQLGIDLVFLPVGSPDLNPIEPVWKSLRWEASPLIVESAEEFRALVTDLFDRLTDRLSFAVSWIEKFLAPYLQKLSK
- a CDS encoding IS5 family transposase, with protein sequence MSTQIFRFTERVVFAVKRVADDWDEPAAPEGGGGFTDAAMISIHCLRIYLDTTYRMTIDVLTEMPRISREIGLEPADLPHPSTLCLAFDRIEMAVCRTLLQQSAQFHNTGPIGAIDATFFERSPASRSYCNKTKYEVQGLKATKLVDAETNVILDLHCTTTREGSDADICMQLARRQADELQILTADKGYDCTWLREYLREDLDLRPLIKHCINKPYDHAHNARIDDDLYHQRSMSETVFSSVKRSLGVALRARTWYREFREIALMCAVYNIKQAAKQEIPLPSCD
- a CDS encoding bifunctional methylenetetrahydrofolate dehydrogenase/methenyltetrahydrofolate cyclohydrolase; amino-acid sequence: MTNVIDGNAVADGIRADLENCVDTLDDAGVTPGLATVLVGDDPASETYVSMKQRDCEEIGMNGIHVELDGDAAPDELYDTIDDLNDDSSVHGYLVQDPVPNQIDYREVIRRIDPGKDVDGFHPENVGRLVAGDARFKPCTPHGVQKLLDAADVDPEGKDVTIVGRSRIVGKPLANLLVQKTDGGNATVTVCHSRTQDLAEKTRRADIVVAAVGAPELVDGSMLSEGTTVIDVGVNRVDADTEKGYELVGDVEFDSAKEKASVITPVPGGVGPMTRAMLLYNTVKAASQQEDVDVSLP
- a CDS encoding DUF63 family protein, with the translated sequence MASIADRVDPVRAWLAAAVAGVLAIAAGALAFPRAIYTNFLWKYFWGPIDADAHNALCAVRADGVVRRFGESETCRAAAAQGLTVAEPGYTLVSEAGYAVVLLFMLAGVLLLVRRLGIGTDRRLFFALIPFTLFGGALRVVEDANDAVPADATAAISYPANALIISPVIYLTVFVVTLAAILLSLRLARRDVISEFEPALAGMGTVALVVTLAYLAFLSYSTEFVAFYPQMLVLTLGIASALAVGIYYAIDRLAPALNAGTGLIGLAILWAQAVDGVANVLASDWAQAIGLPFQYSAKHPINAIIVGATTTVFPPSIIDVIGDSWPFLLVKLVLATGVIWLFDETIFEESPRYSYLLMLAVLVVGLGPGTRDMLRATFGI